A DNA window from Rhodopirellula islandica contains the following coding sequences:
- a CDS encoding TolC family protein has protein sequence MNRSLIRLTAQLQLGITLLIASGCAPTQPFFLNESPDLNYYLNSATQIEYPDVDVESLPEATESLPPLAIGNHDYQFWDLTLEEATNIALQNAKFYVTTSGIAETRQNVSDQFISGTADQFGSIYDVAIQQTTTQSVPLTVDSNGNRTLPRGVLRANQVGGVEDALAEFDAQASGFLSYSNTDRPRNSGNSAVSTSLFQSDDVTAQAAISKRFATGGVATLRHQLVYGYSNLPTAPLALNSASRVVPSDYTVTMEAQVQQPLMRNRGTLVNRIPVVLASLNEDVSIAEYEIQVRNLVRDVENAYWDLYVSYRNVATAVVARNSAMATQQFAQLALENGTGTLQEFSQAKGQYFQFQAQLETALAGSNLPGPDGAGVYGAENRLRELMGLAATDGLLIRPIDEPTLARVEFDWFESVAQMLYLSPELRQTKTRIKQQELEVISAKNQILPEVNLSLLYRWVGVGDTLGPPNGGTGEFPEPGSSALGSLTGGDFQEGAVRLEVTPPAFGARRELARIQNAKLRIVRERSKLQEDERLLVSKLSGAVRKARSHYQLTHTNAQQWQAFETEVETRLAEYEAGTRDINVVLQSQQRKAQAEISYYRALAEYSKSLSYVDYLKGTLLANSGITLREGPWNKKAYWDALERARERSAGKKLQYGVTRPGVVRQGPVRDADSVSQIVGSGTSTHGQMLPPGEFEMNAADGQVFFGDANGDSLPMDMGIVRDPMRIEDQPLSEYGTSTHEMLQAPQPIDRLSAPVTVPTPAPSIESAQPLRSPAASSSDGASWGTARRVQPAAYTAPVTTSVAEPAEYSPQPVRRKPIPR, from the coding sequence ATGAATCGCTCACTGATCCGTTTGACTGCACAACTGCAATTGGGAATCACACTCCTGATCGCCAGTGGGTGCGCACCAACTCAGCCGTTCTTCTTGAACGAGTCTCCGGACCTGAACTACTATCTCAACTCAGCCACCCAGATTGAATATCCGGATGTGGACGTGGAGAGTCTGCCCGAAGCGACGGAGTCGTTGCCACCGCTTGCGATTGGCAATCACGACTACCAGTTCTGGGATCTGACGCTGGAAGAAGCGACCAACATCGCGTTGCAAAATGCGAAGTTCTACGTCACCACCAGCGGGATCGCAGAAACCCGTCAAAACGTGTCCGATCAGTTCATCAGCGGAACCGCAGATCAGTTTGGCAGCATCTATGATGTCGCCATCCAGCAAACGACCACTCAGTCGGTTCCTTTGACGGTGGATAGCAATGGCAACCGCACGCTGCCTCGTGGTGTGTTGCGAGCCAACCAAGTCGGCGGTGTCGAAGATGCCTTGGCCGAATTCGATGCTCAAGCCAGCGGTTTCCTGAGCTACAGCAACACCGACCGTCCACGAAACTCGGGCAACAGTGCTGTTTCAACGTCGTTGTTTCAATCCGATGATGTGACCGCTCAAGCCGCGATCAGCAAACGCTTCGCAACCGGTGGGGTCGCCACGCTGCGTCACCAATTGGTTTACGGTTACAGTAACTTGCCCACGGCACCGTTGGCTCTGAACTCCGCATCGCGAGTGGTTCCAAGTGATTACACCGTGACGATGGAAGCACAAGTTCAACAACCTTTGATGCGGAACCGCGGCACCTTGGTCAACCGAATCCCGGTTGTCTTGGCCAGCCTGAACGAAGACGTGTCGATCGCCGAATATGAAATTCAAGTTCGCAACTTGGTCCGTGACGTTGAGAACGCTTACTGGGACCTGTACGTTTCCTATCGCAATGTGGCCACGGCCGTGGTCGCTCGCAACAGTGCGATGGCGACTCAGCAGTTTGCACAACTCGCGTTGGAAAACGGCACGGGAACATTGCAAGAATTTTCGCAAGCCAAAGGACAGTACTTCCAGTTCCAAGCTCAGCTCGAAACGGCACTGGCTGGATCGAATTTGCCCGGGCCGGATGGTGCTGGTGTCTATGGTGCCGAAAACCGATTGCGGGAGCTGATGGGATTGGCTGCAACGGATGGGCTTTTGATTCGTCCGATCGACGAACCAACGCTCGCTCGAGTTGAATTCGATTGGTTCGAGTCAGTTGCTCAGATGTTGTACTTGTCGCCTGAGCTTCGTCAGACCAAGACTCGGATCAAGCAACAAGAACTGGAAGTGATCTCGGCCAAGAACCAGATCCTTCCCGAGGTCAACCTGTCGTTGCTGTACCGCTGGGTCGGTGTCGGTGACACGCTCGGTCCTCCCAATGGCGGCACCGGTGAATTTCCTGAACCAGGCAGTTCCGCACTCGGCAGCCTGACCGGTGGTGATTTCCAAGAAGGTGCGGTACGCCTCGAAGTGACTCCGCCCGCCTTTGGTGCACGTCGTGAATTGGCACGCATCCAGAACGCAAAGCTCCGCATTGTTCGCGAACGATCCAAGTTGCAAGAGGACGAACGATTGCTTGTCAGCAAGTTGTCGGGTGCCGTTCGCAAGGCTCGCTCGCATTACCAACTGACTCACACCAACGCCCAGCAATGGCAAGCGTTTGAAACCGAAGTGGAAACTCGATTGGCGGAATACGAAGCTGGCACACGAGACATCAACGTGGTCCTGCAAAGTCAGCAACGCAAGGCTCAAGCCGAGATCAGCTACTACCGTGCATTGGCCGAATACAGCAAGTCGCTGAGCTACGTGGACTACTTGAAGGGAACCTTGCTCGCCAACAGCGGCATCACCCTGCGAGAAGGACCATGGAACAAGAAAGCCTACTGGGACGCACTCGAACGAGCTCGTGAACGAAGTGCTGGCAAGAAATTGCAGTACGGTGTGACTCGTCCAGGCGTGGTTCGCCAAGGGCCTGTTCGGGATGCGGATTCCGTTTCGCAAATCGTTGGCAGTGGAACCAGCACCCACGGGCAAATGTTGCCACCGGGTGAGTTCGAGATGAACGCGGCTGACGGCCAAGTCTTCTTCGGCGATGCCAACGGCGATTCGTTGCCAATGGACATGGGAATTGTTCGCGACCCAATGCGAATTGAAGATCAACCACTCAGCGAGTACGGCACCAGCACTCATGAAATGTTGCAGGCTCCTCAGCCCATTGATCGGCTGTCGGCTCCCGTGACCGTTCCGACACCGGCTCCTTCGATCGAATCGGCTCAGCCACTTCGGTCGCCCGCCGCATCGTCCAGCGATGGTGCGTCGTGGGGAACGGCTCGCCGAGTCCAACCCGCGGCCTACACGGCACCCGTGACCACATCGGTCGCGGA
- a CDS encoding CehA/McbA family metallohydrolase domain-containing protein: MKLSQRLHPRLLPVFLLSLCFTSLCCSQPCRAEEPALKWWKGNIHAHSLWSDGDQFPEMIGDWYQSEGYNFLALTDHNVLSEGSRWMDYSKILQRSDAGILDRYRARFGDAWVETRGTEDQADYQVRLKPLDEFRYLLEQHHQFILIPAEEISDRGDGKPVHINATNLAEALEPAGGDTVRQVIENNLRAILEHEKAHGREVLPHVNHPNFHYAVTAEDLASVVSERFFEVYNGHPGVNHLGDDDHPSIERMWDIINALRQTSLNVPPMMGIATDDSHEYHGKPGSRPGRGWVMVRSQYLTPEHLIRAMKRGDFYASSGVSLDDMNYDPESQTLSLKIQSDPDTTYQTKFIATLAKEDGLIDEHRIGVTVGASDSLQPQYTLTGKELYVRAVVTSSQPPRDPSFQDQKQQAWTQPVGWESP, translated from the coding sequence ATGAAACTCTCCCAGCGTTTGCATCCTCGCCTGCTTCCTGTTTTCCTCCTGTCGCTCTGTTTCACGTCGCTCTGTTGCTCACAACCGTGCCGCGCTGAGGAACCTGCACTGAAATGGTGGAAGGGCAATATCCACGCGCACTCGCTCTGGAGTGACGGCGATCAATTCCCAGAGATGATCGGGGACTGGTACCAATCCGAGGGCTACAACTTCCTGGCCCTGACCGACCACAACGTGCTCAGTGAAGGCTCGCGATGGATGGACTATTCGAAAATCCTGCAGCGCAGCGACGCCGGAATCCTAGATCGCTACCGAGCCCGATTCGGCGACGCGTGGGTCGAAACTCGCGGCACAGAGGATCAAGCGGACTACCAAGTGCGGCTCAAACCGCTCGATGAGTTCCGCTATCTGCTCGAACAACACCACCAATTCATCCTGATTCCCGCGGAAGAAATCAGCGACCGCGGCGATGGCAAACCGGTTCACATCAACGCGACAAACTTGGCCGAAGCCCTCGAACCCGCCGGCGGCGACACGGTTCGCCAAGTGATCGAAAACAACCTGCGAGCGATTCTGGAACACGAAAAGGCTCACGGACGCGAAGTCCTGCCGCACGTGAACCATCCCAACTTTCACTACGCCGTGACCGCCGAGGACCTCGCATCAGTCGTCTCCGAACGGTTCTTCGAAGTCTACAACGGGCACCCCGGTGTCAATCATCTCGGCGACGACGATCACCCCAGCATCGAACGCATGTGGGACATCATCAACGCCCTGCGTCAAACTTCGCTGAACGTCCCACCGATGATGGGCATCGCAACCGATGACAGTCACGAATACCATGGCAAGCCCGGATCGCGCCCCGGCCGCGGATGGGTGATGGTCCGCAGCCAATACCTGACGCCTGAGCACCTGATCCGCGCGATGAAACGCGGCGACTTCTACGCATCCAGCGGGGTCAGCCTGGACGACATGAACTACGACCCCGAGTCACAAACCCTGTCACTGAAAATCCAATCGGATCCCGACACGACGTATCAAACCAAGTTCATCGCCACCCTGGCCAAGGAAGACGGCCTGATCGACGAGCACCGAATCGGCGTGACCGTCGGAGCTTCCGACAGCCTTCAGCCTCAGTACACCCTGACCGGAAAAGAACTGTATGTCCGCGCGGTCGTGACCAGCAGCCAACCTCCCCGAGACCCGTCCTTCCAGGACCAAAAACAGCAGGCTTGGACCCAGCCTGTCGGTTGGGAATCCCCCTGA
- a CDS encoding GNAT family acetyltransferase, producing MLISKFVAEDRDAVVDLWLTVFPRSTGHNDPGTSIDRKMAADDGLFFVATDEENVAGTVMAGYDGHRGWLYSVAVSPAFRRRGVGTRLIRHAESELARRGCPKVNLQVIADNSEVVAFYRSLGFQVEERISMGKLTGE from the coding sequence ATGTTGATAAGCAAGTTCGTCGCCGAAGATCGTGATGCGGTTGTGGATCTTTGGTTGACGGTATTTCCTCGCTCCACTGGGCATAATGATCCTGGCACGTCGATCGATCGCAAAATGGCTGCGGACGATGGATTGTTCTTCGTGGCAACGGACGAAGAGAATGTGGCGGGCACGGTGATGGCCGGATACGACGGGCATCGCGGATGGCTGTATTCCGTCGCGGTGTCGCCTGCCTTCCGGCGACGTGGCGTGGGGACTCGATTGATCCGGCATGCTGAATCGGAACTGGCCCGTCGTGGTTGCCCGAAGGTGAACCTGCAAGTGATCGCCGACAACAGCGAGGTTGTTGCATTCTATCGATCACTCGGATTTCAAGTGGAAGAACGAATTAGCATGGGCAAGCTGACGGGGGAGTGA
- a CDS encoding type II toxin-antitoxin system RelE/ParE family toxin, translating to MRFPKCDARHRFYLLRRFPFRVIYRVDGEDVVVVAVAHGSQDPNYWATRRSD from the coding sequence ATGCGCTTTCCGAAATGCGATGCTCGGCATCGTTTTTATCTGTTGCGTCGATTTCCGTTTCGTGTGATCTACCGTGTTGATGGCGAGGATGTTGTTGTCGTCGCTGTCGCACACGGTTCGCAAGACCCAAACTACTGGGCAACCCGGCGATCGGATTGA
- a CDS encoding addiction module protein, with product MRSLFSLVSNQLSDSKMTTMNEILTAAKALPSEERARLIEALWDGISPADWVPPDSQWIAEANRRSDAYDSGETSGAPWGEVRERARRQAGLDG from the coding sequence ATGCGGTCTTTGTTTTCCCTTGTCTCGAATCAGTTGAGCGACAGCAAAATGACCACGATGAATGAAATTCTGACGGCTGCGAAGGCTCTTCCTTCCGAAGAGAGAGCAAGGTTGATTGAAGCGCTTTGGGACGGCATCTCACCAGCTGACTGGGTTCCACCGGATTCGCAGTGGATTGCTGAGGCGAATCGACGAAGCGATGCTTATGATTCCGGAGAAACGTCCGGTGCGCCTTGGGGAGAAGTCCGCGAGCGTGCTCGTCGCCAGGCAGGCCTCGATGGTTAA
- a CDS encoding LutC/YkgG family protein, with the protein MSEAQSNSRQIILDRLKGCIVDAPELPTIDPARVIQFEDRLQQFQDTLASVGGEAHLVNTPSEIREKLQTIEVFQSARRIASTVPDAVTPTVDLATIDDPHALSTLDWTIVRGEFGVAENGAIWIDGKTLPHRVMIFIAQYLAIVISRSDLLNNMHEAYARIGTPDPGFGVFVSGPSKTADIEQSLVLGAHGCRKLQVFLLP; encoded by the coding sequence ATGAGCGAAGCACAATCCAACAGTCGGCAGATCATTTTGGATCGATTGAAAGGTTGCATCGTCGATGCGCCGGAGTTGCCCACGATCGATCCCGCTCGCGTGATTCAGTTTGAGGATCGTTTGCAGCAGTTTCAAGACACGTTGGCATCGGTGGGCGGCGAAGCCCATCTGGTCAACACGCCCAGCGAAATTCGCGAGAAATTGCAAACCATCGAAGTCTTCCAGTCCGCTCGCCGGATCGCGTCAACGGTTCCCGACGCGGTCACGCCGACCGTGGATTTAGCGACCATCGACGACCCGCATGCCTTGTCAACGTTGGACTGGACGATCGTTCGCGGCGAGTTTGGTGTGGCCGAGAACGGAGCGATTTGGATCGACGGCAAGACGCTGCCTCACCGTGTCATGATCTTCATCGCCCAGTACTTAGCGATCGTGATTTCGCGATCGGATTTGCTGAACAACATGCACGAAGCGTACGCCCGAATCGGCACTCCCGACCCTGGTTTTGGTGTCTTTGTGTCCGGCCCCAGCAAGACGGCCGATATCGAGCAGTCGTTGGTTCTGGGCGCCCACGGATGCCGCAAGCTCCAGGTTTTTCTGCTGCCTTGA
- a CDS encoding lactate utilization protein B, with translation MTSTLPIVDHPSAAREFVTNEPRSHWHDDSLWFVRSKRDKQAQSIPEWEYLREQASTIKNHTIAKLPEYLQQFEANATRLGAVVHWAADAEEHNRIVLELLRRNDTLRIVKSKSMLTEECGLNEYLIDNGIEVVDTDLGERIVQLRGETPSHIVLPAIHIKKEEVGDTFHQHLGTRAGESDPQVLTEAARGHLRGKFLSGEVGITGVNFAIADTGGLVVCTNEGNADLGVSLPRIHIACMGIEKLVPRFQDLSVFTRLLARSATGQPITSYTSHFHGPRDENSELHIVLVDNGRSKIRDSKTFRESLNCIRCGACMNTCPVYRRSGGHSYRATVPGPIGSVLGPAKNAKAHKSLPFACSLCGSCTDVCPVKIPLHHQLLAWRKVLVGKRLVAWNKRMAMKAASFLFRNPTLFAAAGYFGRVSLKVLPKSLTHNRFNTWAKDRDLPEPPKESFHEWYAKNRPSGAATASKEERS, from the coding sequence TTGACCTCTACTCTTCCCATCGTCGATCACCCGAGTGCCGCTCGTGAGTTTGTGACCAATGAACCTCGGTCGCATTGGCATGATGATTCGTTGTGGTTCGTTCGCAGCAAACGTGACAAGCAAGCGCAATCGATTCCCGAGTGGGAGTACCTCCGCGAGCAAGCGTCGACGATCAAGAATCATACGATCGCAAAGTTGCCCGAGTACCTGCAACAGTTCGAGGCCAATGCAACTCGATTGGGAGCGGTGGTGCACTGGGCGGCTGACGCGGAAGAGCACAACCGCATTGTGTTGGAATTGCTTCGCCGCAACGACACACTTCGGATCGTGAAGAGCAAATCGATGTTGACCGAGGAGTGCGGTCTGAACGAATACTTGATCGACAACGGCATCGAGGTCGTCGACACGGATTTGGGCGAACGCATCGTGCAATTGCGTGGCGAAACTCCCAGTCACATTGTGCTGCCGGCGATTCACATCAAAAAAGAAGAAGTCGGCGACACCTTTCATCAGCATCTCGGCACACGCGCTGGCGAGTCGGACCCACAGGTGTTGACCGAAGCCGCACGGGGGCACTTGCGGGGCAAGTTTTTGAGCGGTGAAGTCGGAATCACCGGCGTCAATTTCGCGATCGCGGACACCGGCGGTTTGGTCGTTTGCACCAATGAAGGCAACGCCGACCTGGGCGTTTCCTTGCCGCGAATTCACATCGCTTGCATGGGCATCGAAAAGTTGGTGCCACGGTTCCAGGACCTGTCGGTGTTCACTCGGTTGCTTGCTCGCAGTGCAACCGGCCAGCCGATCACCAGCTACACGTCGCACTTTCACGGGCCCCGCGACGAGAACAGCGAACTGCACATCGTGTTGGTCGACAACGGTCGCTCGAAAATTCGCGACAGCAAAACCTTTCGTGAGTCTTTGAACTGCATCCGCTGCGGCGCTTGCATGAACACTTGCCCGGTGTATCGCCGCAGTGGCGGGCACAGCTATCGGGCCACCGTTCCCGGTCCGATCGGTAGCGTGCTGGGCCCCGCGAAAAATGCCAAGGCTCACAAAAGTTTGCCCTTTGCCTGCAGCTTGTGCGGATCATGCACCGACGTTTGCCCCGTCAAGATTCCACTGCATCACCAGTTGCTGGCGTGGCGAAAGGTCTTGGTGGGAAAACGCTTGGTTGCCTGGAACAAACGCATGGCGATGAAAGCGGCTTCGTTCTTGTTCCGCAACCCAACGCTGTTTGCTGCGGCGGGGTACTTCGGGCGAGTCAGTCTGAAGGTGCTGCCGAAATCGCTAACGCACAATCGTTTCAACACGTGGGCCAAAGACCGAGACCTTCCTGAACCTCCCAAAGAATCGTTCCACGAGTGGTATGCGAAGAACCGGCCATCGGGGGCGGCAACGGCTTCGAAGGAGGAGCGATCATGA
- a CDS encoding (Fe-S)-binding protein has protein sequence MSVALFIPCYIDQFFPDVAIATLTLLERLGVQVEYPAGQTCCGQPMANTGCDAETAPVAKQWVERFAGYDAVVCPSGSCASMIRNHYADYFGPDDTEFQHLRENTYELCEFIVDRLGVRSIPGRYPRPASIHSSCHGLRELRLGACSENMTPREDKMRLLLESLDGIELKSLTRVDECCGFGGTFAVAERETSVAMGIDRVTDHISSGSEVMIAGDMSCLMHMGGLIRRRNMPMSVKHIAEVLVEAMQEGSPDADRASSALTNP, from the coding sequence ATGTCTGTTGCTCTGTTCATTCCCTGCTACATCGACCAGTTCTTTCCCGATGTCGCGATCGCGACATTGACGTTGCTGGAACGCTTGGGGGTCCAAGTGGAGTATCCCGCCGGGCAAACCTGTTGCGGGCAACCAATGGCGAACACTGGATGCGATGCCGAAACGGCTCCGGTGGCCAAGCAGTGGGTGGAGCGGTTTGCTGGGTATGACGCTGTGGTGTGCCCCTCCGGCAGCTGTGCGTCGATGATTCGGAACCATTACGCCGATTACTTTGGTCCCGATGACACCGAATTCCAGCATTTGCGTGAAAACACGTATGAGCTGTGCGAGTTCATTGTGGATCGCCTGGGAGTCCGATCGATTCCCGGACGGTATCCACGGCCGGCGAGCATTCACTCCAGTTGCCACGGCCTGCGAGAATTGCGGCTGGGCGCGTGCAGTGAAAACATGACGCCGCGGGAAGACAAAATGCGGCTGTTACTGGAATCGCTGGATGGAATCGAGCTGAAGTCACTCACCCGCGTGGACGAATGCTGTGGTTTTGGAGGGACGTTTGCGGTTGCTGAACGAGAGACCAGTGTGGCGATGGGAATCGATCGCGTGACGGATCACATCTCGTCCGGCAGTGAAGTGATGATTGCCGGTGACATGAGCTGTCTGATGCACATGGGTGGGTTGATCCGCCGGCGCAACATGCCGATGTCGGTCAAACACATTGCCGAGGTGTTGGTGGAGGCGATGCAGGAAGGTTCCCCCGACGCCGACCGAGCTTCCTCAGCGTTGACGAATCCCTGA
- a CDS encoding 4Fe-4S dicluster domain-containing protein: MISAVKPTTCTLVVSKGQSRNPAKRGLESAIAQAAGQLDGVEVIMVPHLYDLPKGGESLELLQKIEGDLIVCSWIFSRAAHWVLDRNGIGGATGEVELGADEDDEEELSLPDSESSDSAGDEPEAVDRVTDLYPRPDRTIHCLDLKVSESVDDFIGEIKRILNIAAEPDQSLPIVGGKIVEVDETTSRRWYPVIDFSRCTNCMECIDFCLFGVYGVDGVENILVEQPDNCRKGCPACSRVCPENAIIFPQHKAPAIAGAETEGDEGFKIDLSQLFGAPTDKGDPIATAARERDEQLLLTGREAVGIDDNLKKRQAALSEKPKDNLDRLIDSLDELDL; this comes from the coding sequence ATGATCTCCGCCGTCAAACCCACCACGTGCACGCTGGTTGTTTCCAAGGGACAATCTCGCAATCCGGCCAAACGAGGGCTGGAATCGGCGATCGCACAGGCCGCGGGCCAGCTCGACGGCGTCGAGGTCATCATGGTGCCTCACTTGTACGATTTGCCCAAGGGTGGTGAATCCCTGGAACTGCTGCAAAAGATCGAGGGCGACCTGATCGTCTGCAGCTGGATCTTCTCGCGAGCCGCTCACTGGGTCCTGGACCGCAACGGGATCGGCGGGGCCACCGGCGAAGTCGAACTGGGGGCAGACGAAGACGACGAGGAAGAATTGTCGCTCCCAGACTCGGAATCCTCCGATTCAGCCGGCGACGAGCCAGAAGCCGTCGACCGGGTGACCGACCTGTACCCTCGCCCCGACCGAACCATTCACTGCCTGGACCTGAAGGTCTCCGAGTCCGTGGACGATTTCATCGGCGAAATCAAACGCATCCTGAACATCGCCGCCGAGCCCGATCAATCGCTGCCGATTGTCGGCGGAAAGATTGTCGAAGTCGATGAAACGACCAGCCGACGTTGGTACCCGGTCATCGATTTCAGTCGCTGCACGAACTGCATGGAGTGCATCGACTTCTGCTTGTTCGGCGTCTACGGCGTGGATGGAGTCGAAAACATCTTGGTGGAGCAACCTGACAACTGCCGCAAAGGTTGCCCTGCCTGCAGTCGCGTGTGTCCCGAAAACGCGATCATTTTCCCACAGCACAAAGCCCCCGCGATCGCTGGTGCCGAGACCGAAGGCGACGAAGGTTTCAAGATCGACCTGTCGCAGTTGTTTGGTGCTCCCACCGACAAGGGCGACCCGATCGCCACCGCCGCCCGAGAACGCGATGAACAGTTGCTGCTCACCGGACGTGAGGCAGTTGGAATCGATGACAACCTGAAAAAGCGACAAGCTGCCTTGAGTGAGAAGCCCAAGGACAACCTGGATCGCTTGATCGATTCGCTGGACGAACTGGATCTGTAG
- a CDS encoding class II fumarate hydratase — MTDFRTERDSMGEVRVPQNAYYGAQTQRAVENFPVSGWQLPPSMIAAMGRVKLACGIANRDLGKLTGSGKNPLSDGQVESMLSAAKEVAAGQLADQFPVDVFQTGSGTSSNMNVNEVLSNRAIEIDGGDRMAEAKSIHPNDHINMGQSTNDTFPTAIHVAAGYEIENRLLPALRRMHESLTEKAQAWDKIIKIGRTHLMDATPLRLGQEFGGFARQVELSIARAEAARDAVLELPVGGTAVGSGINTHPEFGARVAASLSEQTGIAFIEAVNHFEGNANRDGLVDSHGGLKCIAQTMLGLANNIRWLGSGPRCGFYEVKLPTRQPGSSIMPGKVNPVMCESLMQVAARVIGNDTCMTVSGGCGGNFQLNIMMPVMAHTILESIELLAGGVTAFIDFCLDGMEPNEEACEAAVEQSLSMCTSLNPLIGYEQAAALAKEAFKSGQTIRELCQEKGILADDVLTEALDPWKMTEPQA; from the coding sequence ATGACCGATTTTCGAACCGAACGCGACTCGATGGGCGAAGTCCGCGTGCCGCAAAACGCTTACTACGGTGCCCAGACTCAACGTGCGGTCGAGAACTTTCCCGTCAGCGGATGGCAGCTCCCCCCGTCGATGATCGCCGCGATGGGACGCGTCAAATTGGCGTGTGGGATCGCGAACCGTGATCTCGGAAAACTGACCGGTTCTGGCAAGAACCCGCTCAGCGATGGACAAGTCGAATCGATGTTGTCGGCGGCCAAAGAAGTCGCTGCTGGGCAGCTTGCTGACCAGTTCCCCGTGGACGTGTTCCAAACGGGCAGCGGCACCAGCAGCAACATGAATGTCAATGAAGTGCTGTCCAATCGAGCGATCGAAATCGATGGTGGCGACCGGATGGCCGAGGCAAAGTCGATTCACCCCAATGATCACATCAACATGGGGCAATCGACCAACGACACTTTCCCGACTGCGATTCACGTTGCCGCGGGCTATGAAATTGAAAATCGGTTGCTGCCCGCGTTACGACGCATGCACGAGTCGCTGACGGAAAAAGCCCAGGCCTGGGACAAGATCATCAAGATTGGACGCACTCACCTGATGGACGCAACGCCGTTGCGGTTGGGGCAAGAGTTTGGCGGTTTTGCGAGACAGGTCGAATTGTCGATCGCCCGCGCTGAAGCGGCCCGAGACGCGGTCTTGGAATTGCCGGTTGGTGGCACGGCGGTTGGCAGCGGGATCAACACGCACCCTGAGTTTGGTGCCCGCGTCGCAGCCAGTTTGTCCGAGCAAACCGGGATCGCGTTCATCGAAGCGGTCAACCACTTCGAAGGCAATGCCAATCGCGATGGGTTGGTCGATTCGCACGGCGGGCTGAAATGCATCGCTCAAACCATGCTCGGGTTGGCGAACAACATTCGCTGGTTGGGCAGTGGCCCTCGTTGTGGTTTCTATGAAGTCAAATTGCCGACTCGCCAACCAGGGAGTTCAATCATGCCCGGCAAGGTCAACCCGGTGATGTGCGAGTCGTTGATGCAGGTCGCCGCGCGTGTGATCGGCAACGACACCTGCATGACGGTCAGCGGCGGATGCGGCGGCAACTTCCAGCTCAACATCATGATGCCCGTGATGGCTCACACCATCTTGGAATCCATTGAGTTGTTGGCCGGTGGCGTGACCGCCTTCATCGATTTCTGCTTGGATGGCATGGAACCCAACGAGGAAGCCTGCGAAGCCGCGGTGGAGCAGAGCCTTTCGATGTGCACGAGCTTGAACCCGTTGATCGGCTACGAACAAGCCGCGGCGCTAGCCAAGGAAGCGTTCAAGTCTGGCCAAACGATTCGCGAGCTGTGCCAAGAAAAAGGAATCTTGGCCGACGACGTTCTGACCGAGGCCTTGGATCCTTGGAAGATGACGGAACCGCAAGCGTAG